A part of Leishmania braziliensis MHOM/BR/75/M2904 complete genome, chromosome 30 genomic DNA contains:
- the YCF45 gene encoding conserved hypothetical protein, which translates to MLPSPSLLVVGRSLRTRVGANTNERLLAAERDEPATTSARPPPSGMDLSYITAKMPDLLPTYQTESAVWSARTFRSAWSTLHKAYASFLKTDPARAAELRAKDWKGLALYNSYAETLHLMSFLFPALRTAITQHPSFDYTQVEELFVHLGQDVEVRGSGGWVIQLPPPTTAELQYLMKHIGRFGADGRGCVANTAHRASVWRGRHGEALGVTLRVGRYVPGAARALLPLARRGSLLILSKAGMGKTTLLRDLAAGLAQDPLTPRVTVVDTSNEIGGDGPIPLPYLGRCRRIQVPRREDQSRVMIEVIQNHTPDYLIVDEIATEEEAEAAWSISQRGVHMIGTCHGEHLEGLLQNRALNLLVGGAAQAFLSNEERRLRNKTKKTVLERPYNSPFSFVVELHARNRAHLYVDVNKAVDLALDEQSAKLNAAIGAAVELSELLPSRVERLLLLQDEKTRKLKGASDSTEHDADLGEDKDDATALSSASQHTMDEEGYTFLADNDSGPQGNCSAVHSTFAAPNHASGRCTQRRAEKQRRPCKTDADLWRELKGFF; encoded by the coding sequence ATGCTTCCCTCGCCCTCGTTGCTTGTAGTAGGCCGAAGCCTTCGCACCAGAGTCGGTGCGAACACGAATGAGCGTCTCCTCGCCGCCGAGCGAGATGAGCcagccaccacctctgcgcgACCTCCGCCGTCCGGGATGGACCTCTCGTACATTACGGCCAAGATGCCCGACCTCCTCCCAACGTACCAGACGGAGAGCGCAGTGTGGTCTGCAAGGACGTTCCGGTCGGCCTGGAGCACGCTACACAAGGCGTACGCATCCTTCCTCAAGACGGACcctgcacgcgcagcagagcTACGGGCGAAAGACTGGAAGGGCCTCGCGCTGTACAACTCGTACGCGGAGACGCTGCACCTCATGTCGTTCCTCTTCCCCGCTCTGCGGACAGCCATCACGCAGCACCCGTCCTTTGATTACACCCAAGTGGAGGAGTTGTTTGTGCACTTGGGCCAAGACGTCGAGGTtcgcggcagtggcgggTGGGTCATTCAGCTGCCGCCTCCCACGACAGCAGAGCTGCAATACCTCATGAAGCACATTGGCCGCTTTGGCGCTGACGGCCGCGGCTGTGTGGCGAATACAGCGCACCGCGCTTCGGTCTGGCGTGGCCGTCATGGCGAGGCGCTCGGTGTGACACTACGTGTTGGTCGCTACGTTCCAGGTGCGGCCCGGGCACTTCTGCCTCTCGCACGGCGCGGCAGTCTGCTCATTTTGTCCAAGGCGGGTATGGGCAAGACTACTCTCTTGCGTGACCTCGCCGCCGGGCTGGCGCAGGATCCGCTAACACCGCGCGTTACGGTCGTCGACACCTCCAACGAAATTGGTGGCGACGGTCCTATACCCCTGCCCTACCTCGGTCGATGCCGTCGCATTCAGGTTCCCCGACGCGAGGACCAGAGCCGCGTAATGATTGAAGTCATCCAGAATCACACACCCGATTATCTCATTGTGGACGAAATCGCgacggaagaggaggcggaggcggcctGGTCCATCTCGCAACGCGGCGTTCATATGATCGGCACGTGTCACGGGGAGCACCTTGAGGGACTTCTGCAGAACCGCGCGTTGAATCTCCTCGTTGGTGGCGCCGCACAGGCGTTCCTGAGCAACGAGGAGCGGCGTCTGCGcaacaaaacaaagaaaacGGTGCTGGAGAGGCCGTACAACTCGCCATTTTCCTTTGTTGTTGAGCTGCATGCGCGGAACCGAGCCCACCTCTACGTGGATGTGAATAAGGCAGTAGATCTGGCGCTCGACGAGCAGTCCGCGAAGTTGAATGCTGCCATCGGCGCAGCAGTCGAGCTCAGTGAGCTTCTTCCGAGCCGCGTCGAGAGGTTGCTACTGTTGCAAGATGAGAAGACGCGGAAGCTCAAAGGTGCTTCAGACTCGACCGAACACGACGCCGATCTTGGCGAGGACAAGGATGACGCGACGGCCTTGTCGAGTGCGTCTCAGCACACAATGGACGAGGAAGGCTACACGTTTCTGGCTGACAACGACTCCGGTCCACAGGGAAACTGCAGCGCTGTCCACTCGACGTTTGCAGCGCCCAACCATGCAAGTGGCCGCTGCACACAAAGGCGAGCCGAAAAGCAACGACGACCATGCAAGACGGACGCGGACCTCTGGAGGGAGCTGAAGGGCTTTTTTTGA
- a CDS encoding putative alcohol dehydrogenase has product MMCRAYQLTLCATTYLLRWRTPTIIQGAGSLAKLPNLVRGARLQKGLLVTDAVVMRLGLVDSFIDEMNKQSTELVIYKDVLPNPTVDMVEEANALYKTNKCDYIVAVGGGSVIDCAKLIGVRQARPRTALLYTRGLFRVLWPLPPLIAVPTTAGTGSECTIGAVVCDPARNDKFAIMDPFLTPSHCVLDPVLTVTMPKFVTATTGMDALTHVVEAYLNIFHFRTVDKAALSAMELIAKYLPCVYKDGTNLEAREKMLQASYFAGLSFTRAGVGNVHAAAHALGGLYNVPHGYANAVILPHLLNMYGSAAHRSLARLAEAANIPGANDADKAANFIMWVREMNVLMEIPTTFSAGDPRWTLHKKDIPFLAKHAVTEANPLYAVPVIFGEEEMTELFHRIM; this is encoded by the coding sequence ATGATGTGCCGCGCGTACCAGCTCACCCTGTGCGCGACGACCTACCTGCTGCGTTGGCGAACGCCAACAATCATCCAAGGCGCCGGCTCCCTGGCGAAGTTGCCGAACCTCGTACGCGGGGCGAGGCTGCAGAAGGGACTTCTGGTCACAGATGCAGTGGTCATGAGGCTTGGCCTCGTCGACAGCTTCATCGACGAGATGAATAAACAGAGCACCGAGTTGGTCATCTACAAGGATGTACTGCCGAACCCCACTGTCGAcatggtggaggaggccaATGCACTGTACAAAACGAATAAGTGCGACTacatcgtcgccgtcggtGGCGGGAGCGTCATCGACTGTGCAAAGCTGATTGGCGTGCGCCAGGCGCGCCCCCGCACCGCGCTTCTGTACACGCGAGGGCTCTTCCGTGTTCtgtggccgctgccgccgctcatCGCCGTCCCTACAACAGCGGGCACTGGGAGCGAGTGCACGATTGGCGCTGTCGTGTGCGACCCTGCGCGGAATGATAAGTTTGCCATCATGGACCCCTTCCTCACTCCCTCCCACTGCGTGCTCGACCCGGTCCTGACAGTGACGATGCCCAAGTTTGTGACGGCCACCACCGGCATGGACGCCTTGACGCACGTCGTGGAGGCGTACTTAAACATCTTTCACTTCCGCACCGTCGACAAGGCGGCGCTGAGCGCGATGGAGCTGATCGCGAAGTACCTGCCCTGTGTGTACAAGGACGGCACGAACCTGGAGGCACGCGAGAAGATGCTGCAGGCGTCGTACTTTGCCGGTCTCTCCTTCACTCGTGCTGGTGTCGGCAACGTgcacgcggcggcgcacgcgCTAGGCGGGCTGTACAACGTGCCGCACGGCTACGCCAACGCTGTGATTCTGCCGCACTTGCTCAACATGTacggcagcgcggcgcacaGGTCGCTTGCTCGGCTTGCTGAGGCGGCAAACATCCCCGGTGCCAACGATGCGGATAAGGCGGCGAACTTCATTATGTGGGTTCGTGAGATGAATGTGCTAATGGAGATCCCAACGACGTTCAGTGCCGGTGACCCGCGCTGGACCCTCCACAAGAAGGACATCCCCTTCCTCGCGAAGCACGCCGTCACTGAGGCGAACCCGTTGTACGCCGTGCCGGTGATATTCGGAGAGGAAGAAATGACCGAGCTCTTCCACCGCATTATGTGA
- a CDS encoding putative protein kinase — protein sequence MEEYTIKRKIGDGTQGVVYEVEHRTSKTSYAMKVICCTDQEQVNMALKEIKVLLQLRHPSIVSYVDFFLVFNSVKLRSEFAAQSEAAGASGVYSGGLQREARVQHEQDSLFLCSFSSSEVNHDTATDGRGKQRAAAAPSNAASEQWPDGAAGVVPTSLLSKHRRQTGAHWLGEEEIAVCLVMELCSNGDMQDLVREARQKFMKTGKHSITETQALSWLEQAAAALQFIHDKGFLHRDMKPTNIFFDEYKNIKIGDFGLAATVGLGRNSAVGTPYYLAPERMLQQRYDSKVDIWGLGVVLLELLTLREQPINSMVLENPKAADAVIPQITKMGYSTKLATLLRDMLQRQPQGRPTSSSILHRLASITTTSPHLGMSATLFAGMSCPKITETLCGVCEVEVACVMCLSCKAAFCAGCDCARHKHHSRQSHDRANLSSIVNSMNGASFSPLSETPMQPHQQTLSFSRGLSPATTLDQTRTSMQNATFFPSVNTSHSHMLPRDREMNSKAFTRFQLALPGCSVSMSDASVTQGLQARRDGSGHRCVVAETVLRVPDDVPNLAQALQVVEKMPHIRKILVAGNTTHTSPLVLTSRLPDSIKLVGESPPPMLEVADSPFALHCQSGKGTIENFILRHIGRFRSKPHELCTNHHQTDTKAISSAPERKPSRPTAVSITGGEWRLHKCRISCVEGSGVTVGGSKHTSFSTTTGQNAHTTGKLPQSPSLTLRSSLTNGGEEDAEDVDTIAMEPIITKCSFIDVTAAGIVLMEKSRGLYEGNTFSGCGFAAFLLKKEATPRIRANHITDGAEAGIFCQDASGVMEYNVIAQNAGCGIVVKGASAVPVIRKNRVLSNVQAGVFCCEKAAPFVSDNEIRQNGKAGVLVKTSAAPKITRNIIEDGKEAGIYVFEKGAGIIEENRIRGNQNAGLLVTTGGNPHVIHNTLTKNTYEGVWVCKHGGGTFCDNDLRGNAKGAKDIEAHSHVTWVGNVEQ from the coding sequence ATGGAAGAGTACACCATCAAGCGTAAGATCGGAGATGGCACCCAAGGCGTGGTATACGAGGTGGAGCACCGCACTTCGAAGACGAGCTATGCAATGAAGGTTATCTGCTGCACCGACCAGGAGCAGGTAAACATGGCGCTAAAGGAAATCAAggtactgctgcagctgcgccaccccaGCATCGTCTCCTACGTCGACTTCTTCCTTGTCTTCAACAGTGTAAAGCTCCGAAGCGAGTTTGCCGCGCAGAgcgaagctgcaggagctaGCGGTGTATATAGTGGCGGTCTGCAGCGCGAGGCGAGGGTACAGCACGAACAGGAcagcctcttcctctgcagcTTCTCAAGCAGTGAGGTCAATCACGACACCGCCACCGACGGGAGAGGAAAACAGAGGGCTGCGGCAGCCCCCTCAAACGCAGCGTCAGAACAGTGGCcggacggcgccgccggcgtTGTTCCCACCTCGCTGCTCAGCAAGCATCGGCGGCAGACAGGAGCGCACTGGctcggcgaggaggagattgCCGTGTGTCTCGTGATGGAGCTCTGCAGCAACGGTGACATGCAAGACTTGGTGCGGGAGGCACGGCAGAAGTTCATGAAGACGGGCAAACACTCGATTACAGAGACGCAGGCACTATCGTGGctggagcaggcggcggctgcgctgcagttTATTCATGATAAGGGCTTTTTGCATCGCGACATGAAGCCGACGAATATCTTCTTCGACGAGTACAAGAACATCAAGATCGGCGACTTTGGCCTGGCGGCGACGGTAGGGCTTGGCCGCAACTCAGCGGTAGGCACACCGTACTACCTAGCACCAGAGCGcatgctgcagcagcgctacgaCAGCAAAGTCGACATCTGGGGCCTCGGCGTGGTCTTGCTCGAGCTCCTGACACTGCGCGAGCAGCCGATCAATAGCATGGTACTAGAGAACCCGAAAGCGGCGGACGCTGTGATTCCGCAAATCACCAAAATGGGGTATTCCACCAAGCTGGCAACCCTACTGCGAGAcatgctgcagcgccagccgcAAGGCCGCCCCACCTCGTCGTCTATTTTGCACCGCTTGGCgagcatcaccaccacctcgccaCACCTCGGCATGTCCGCGACGCTCTTCGCCGGAATGAGCTGCCCCAAAATAACGGAGACGCTCTGCGGCGTCTGCGAAGTCGAAGTCGCGTGCGTCATGTGCTTGAGCTGCAAGGCTGCCTTCTGTGCCGGATGCGATTGTGCCCGTCACAAGCACCATTCACGCCAGAGCCACGACCGCGCAAACCTGTCGTCTATTGTGAACAGCATGAACGGTGCCTCCTTCTCGCCTCTCTCAGAAACGCCGAtgcagccgcaccagcaAACCTTGTCCTTCTCGCGGGGACTCTCGCCGGCAACCACGCTGGACCAGACTCGAACAAGCATGCAGAACGCCACCTTCTTTCCGTCCGTTAACACCAGCCACTCCCACATGTTGCCGCGCGATCGGGAGATGAACAGCAAAGCATTCACCCGCTTtcagctggcgctgccgggGTGTAGCGTCTCCATGTCCGACGCCTCCGTGACGCAAGGCCTGCAGGCGCGCCGCGACGGGTCTGGGCACCGTTGCGTGGTAGCAGAGACAGTGCTGCGCGTCCCAGATGATGTGCCGAATCTCGCCCAGGCGTTGCAGGTCGTGGAGAAGATGCCACACATTCGCAAAATCCTCGTCGCCGGTAACACCACGCATACGTCGCCGCTTGTCCTTACATCACGACTGCCGGACAGCATCAAGCTTGTAGGcgagtcgccgccgccgatgctCGAGGTGGCCGACAGTCCATTTGCGTTGCACTGCCAGTCCGGCAAAGGGACTATCGAGAATTTCATCCTCCGCCACATCGGCCGCTTCCGCTCCAAGCCGCACGAGCTGTGCACAAACCATCACCAGACAGACACAAAGGCGATATCCTCAGCGCCGGAAAGAAAGCCGTCACGGCCGACTGCTGTGTCCATCACGGGCGGCGAGTGGAGGCTGCACAAGTGTCGTATCTCCTGCGTCGAGGGGAGTGGTGTGACGGTCGGTGGGAGCAAACACACCTCCttttccaccaccactggaCAGAATGCCCACACGACCGGGAAGCTGCCGCAGTCTCCGAGCCTGACCTTGCGCTCTAGCTTGACGaacggcggcgaggaggatgcAGAGGATGTGGACACTATCGCAATGGAGCCGATCATTACCAAGTGCAGCTTCATCGatgtcaccgccgctggcaTTGTCCTCATGGAGAAGTCGCGGGGCCTCTATGAAGGCAACACATTCTCTGGCTGCGGCTTTGCTGCTTTTCTGCTCAAGAAGGAGGCAACACCGCGCATTCGTGCCAACCACATCACTGACGGTGCCGAGGCAGGCATATTTTGCCAAGATGCGTCAGGTGTAATGGAGTACAACGTAATTGCGCAGAACGCGGGGTGCGGTATCGTTGTAAAGGGGGCCTCCGCGGTGCCTGTGATTCGCAAGAATCGAGTTCTGTCCAACGTGCAGGCTGGTGTCTTTTGCTGCGAGAAGGCCGCGCCGTTTGTCTCCGATAATGAGATTCGCCAGAACGGCAAGGCTGGGGTGTTGGTGAAGACGAGCGCCGCGCCAAAGATTACCCGCAACATCATCGAGGACGGAAAGGAGGCTGGCATTTACGTTTTCGAGAAGGGCGCCGGTATTATCGAAGAGAACCGCATCCGCGGTAACCAGAACGCTGGCCTGCTTGTCACCACCGGCGGCAATCCACATGTCATTCACAACACTCTCACCAAGAACACTTACGAGGGGGTCTGGGTGTGCaagcacggcggcggcaccttcTGCGACAACGACTTGCGCGGAAACGCCAAAGGGGCCAAGGACATCGAGGCGCACAGTCACGTCACGTGGGTGGGTAACGTCGAGCAGTAG